In Capricornis sumatraensis isolate serow.1 chromosome 18, serow.2, whole genome shotgun sequence, one genomic interval encodes:
- the AMACR gene encoding alpha-methylacyl-CoA racemase: MALRGITVVELGGLAPVPFCGMVLADFGAHVVRVDRPGARRDPSGLARGKRSLVVDLKQPRGAAVLRRLCAQADVLLEPFRPGVMERLQLGPEILQKKNPRLIYGRLSGFGQSGRFSKAAGHDINYLALSGVLSRIGRSGENPYAPLNLLADFGGGGLMCTMGIIMALFERTRSGKGQVIDASMVEGTAYLSSFLWKTQEAGLWDQPRGQNVLDGGAPFYTTYRTADGGFMAVGALEPQFYELLINGLGLKSDELPNQMSIKDWPEMKKKFADIFSKKTKAEWCQIFNGTDACVTPVLTFEEVIHHGHNKDRGSFITDTEQRVSPRPAPLLSNTPALPSTKRDPFVGEHTEQILKELGFSQKEIIQLKLDNIVEIHKLSVNL; this comes from the exons ATGGCGCTTAGGGGCATCACAGTCGTGGAACTCGGCGGCCTGGCCCCGGTTCCCTTCTGCGGTATGGTCCTGGCGGACTTCGGGGCTCACGTGGTGCGTGTGGACCGACCCGGCGCCCGCAGAGACCCGAGCGGGTTGGCCCGAGGCAAGCGCTCGCTGGTGGTGGACCTGAAGCAGCCGCGGGGAGCCGCGGTGCTGCGGCGCCTGTGCGCCCAGGCGGACGTGCTGTTGGAACCTTTCCGCCCCG GGGTAATGGAAAGACTCCAGCTCGGTCCAGAGATTCTGCAGAAGAAGAACCCAAGGCTTATCTATGGCAGGTTGAGTGGATTCGGCCAGTCAGGAAGGTTCTCCAAGGCAGCCGGACATGACATCAACTATTTGGCTTTGTCAG GTGTTTTATCAAGAATTGGCAGAAGTGGTGAGAATCCATATGCCCCGTTGAATCTCCTGGCTGATTTTGGTGGTGGTGGCCTCATGTGCACAATGGGCATCATTATGGCGTTGTTTGAACGCACACGCTCTGGCAAAGGTCAGGTCATCGATGCAAGCATG GTGGAAGGAACAGCATATCTAAGTTCTTTTCTGTGGAAAACCCAAGAAGCAGGATTGTGGGACCAGCCCCGTGGACAGAACGTGTTAGATGGCGGAGCACCGTTCTACACAACCTACCGGACAGCCGACGGGGGATTCATGGCTGTCGGAGCATTAGAGCCCCAGTTCTATGAGCTGCTGATCAACG GACTTGGGCTAAAGTCTGATGAACTTCCCAATCAGATGAGTATAAAGGATTGGccagaaatgaagaagaaatttgcagatatcttttcaaagaagacaAAGGCAGAGTGGTGTCAGATCTTTAACGGTACTGATGCATGCGTGACTCCTGTGCTGACTTTTGAAGAGGTTATCCATCATGGTCACAACAAAGATCGGGGCTCGTTTATTACTGATACAGAGCAGCGTGTGAGTCCCCGCCCTGCTCCTCTGCTGTCCAACACCCCAGCTCTCCCTTCGACCAAAAGGGATCCTTTTGTAGGAGAACACACTGAACAGATTCTTAAAGAACTTGGGTTCAGCCAGAAAGAGATTATTCAGCTTAAGTTAGATAATATTGTTGAAATTCATAAACTTAGTGTTAATCTCTAA